The proteins below are encoded in one region of Bacteroidota bacterium:
- a CDS encoding OstA-like protein — MIKYNYIIFFIYLFILLLPVKSFSQKVKRIEILHANTLIGSEKKGKSVRKLIGDVVLMHEGVKMYCDSAYEFINENYFDAYGSVRIEQGDSILLTGGFLHYDINEKLASVKENVRFTDKKMTLTTQTLIYNIKSNIASYTSKAVIVDSANTLSSNRGYYYSSTKDLFFKENVKLKNKDFTLSCDTLQYNINSRVANFHSPTTISGEDTKIYTEKGWYNTEKRISRFRQNAYVFSKNQKIFGDILYYENESKNAEAIGNVKFIDTTEKSIIYGQYAKRIKEKEIIYITDSALFEKHNENDTMYLHADTLKIIKDSTGEKNIILAYNNVRSFSSNMSMKCDSLSYATDDSLIILFNDPVLWTKDNQITAKRIEMILKNNKLDKMFFEDDCFVIEKLDSIRFNQVKGKKMTAFLKNNDLYKMDVEGNAEAIYYLKDELEKYVGVNKIQSSVIFIGFKESNINTINFVTKPSGKVTPPDKTDNSELKLLGFLWRISEKPKSIIELFIK, encoded by the coding sequence ATGATCAAATACAATTATATAATATTTTTTATTTATTTATTTATTTTATTACTTCCTGTGAAATCATTTTCTCAAAAAGTAAAAAGAATTGAAATTTTGCATGCTAACACTTTAATTGGTAGTGAAAAGAAAGGTAAAAGTGTGAGAAAACTTATAGGAGATGTTGTTCTTATGCACGAAGGAGTAAAAATGTATTGCGATAGTGCCTATGAATTTATAAATGAAAACTATTTTGATGCTTATGGAAGCGTAAGAATAGAGCAAGGTGACTCCATTTTGTTAACAGGAGGATTTCTTCATTACGACATAAATGAAAAATTAGCAAGTGTTAAAGAGAATGTTCGATTTACCGATAAAAAAATGACATTGACAACACAGACACTAATTTATAACATCAAATCCAATATTGCTTCCTACACAAGCAAAGCAGTAATTGTAGATTCTGCAAATACACTTTCAAGCAACAGGGGGTATTATTATTCTTCAACAAAAGATTTGTTTTTTAAAGAAAACGTAAAGCTAAAAAATAAAGATTTTACACTTAGTTGTGATACTTTGCAATACAATATTAATTCAAGGGTGGCAAATTTTCATAGCCCGACAACAATAAGTGGTGAGGATACAAAAATTTATACGGAAAAAGGCTGGTACAATACAGAAAAACGAATTTCCAGATTTCGTCAAAACGCTTATGTTTTTTCAAAAAATCAAAAAATTTTCGGAGATATTCTTTACTATGAAAATGAAAGTAAAAATGCAGAAGCTATTGGTAATGTAAAGTTTATTGACACAACAGAAAAATCAATTATTTACGGGCAATATGCTAAGCGAATAAAAGAAAAGGAAATTATTTATATAACCGATAGTGCCTTATTTGAAAAACATAATGAAAATGATACTATGTATCTTCATGCTGACACTTTAAAAATTATTAAAGACAGCACAGGCGAAAAAAATATTATTCTTGCCTACAACAATGTACGATCATTTAGTTCAAACATGAGCATGAAATGTGATTCACTTTCTTACGCTACTGACGATTCTTTGATAATACTTTTTAATGACCCTGTTTTGTGGACAAAAGATAACCAAATTACTGCCAAAAGAATTGAAATGATTTTAAAAAACAATAAGCTTGATAAAATGTTTTTTGAAGACGATTGTTTTGTAATTGAAAAACTTGATTCCATTCGATTTAATCAAGTGAAAGGAAAAAAAATGACAGCATTTTTAAAAAATAACGATCTTTATAAAATGGATGTGGAAGGCAATGCAGAGGCAATTTATTATCTTAAAGACGAATTAGAAAAATATGTTGGTGTAAATAAAATTCAATCCAGTGTAATTTTTATTGGCTTTAAAGAAAGCAACATAAATACCATTAATTTTGTAACAAAACCATCAGGCAAAGTAACTCCACCCGACAAAACAGATAATTCTGAATTGAAATTGTTAGGATTTCTCTGGAGAATCTCTGAAAAACCGAAATCAATTATTGAACTTTTTATAAAATAA
- a CDS encoding CPBP family glutamic-type intramembrane protease — PFITLLILATITLASMLVFSFIGLFVASIIFDVSILSLNQQALINGSPEIINAFKVVQVFAAIGTFGLPVFVMLKFLRKNTVSFLQIKHFPKLESIIHVTVLFLIMFPFLEWLIEVNSNLNLPEFMSGVNEWMRAKETQMQGLVLKFLEGSSILDLTVNLIVIALIPALTEELFFRGLLQNLMHKWVKNIDIAIILTAIFFSAVHLQFLSFLPRVLLGVLLGYFYFWTKNLWVSIYFHFLNNSLAVIFVFLANNKIINYKINEPMEMSNWVTALCFGLAAALFIYLATYYSKKRDKSNDWKKVYATSNKNEAEIIKGKLENEGISAVILNKRDSSIPSFGTIEIRTKAEELEKAMDLIRKIEDVEGLEGEK; from the coding sequence CCATTTATAACACTTCTTATTCTTGCTACAATTACTCTTGCTTCTATGCTTGTTTTTTCATTTATCGGATTATTTGTTGCATCAATTATTTTTGATGTTAGCATTCTTTCTTTAAATCAGCAAGCACTAATTAACGGGAGTCCGGAGATAATTAACGCTTTTAAAGTAGTTCAGGTTTTTGCTGCAATTGGCACATTTGGATTGCCGGTTTTTGTAATGTTGAAATTTTTAAGGAAAAACACTGTTTCATTTTTACAAATAAAACATTTTCCAAAGTTAGAAAGTATAATTCATGTTACTGTGCTTTTTCTAATTATGTTTCCCTTTCTCGAATGGTTAATAGAAGTAAATTCCAATTTGAATCTCCCTGAATTTATGAGTGGAGTAAACGAATGGATGAGAGCTAAAGAAACACAAATGCAAGGATTGGTTTTAAAGTTTTTAGAAGGCAGTTCTATTTTAGACCTTACTGTAAATTTAATAGTTATAGCACTTATTCCTGCATTAACCGAAGAATTATTTTTTAGAGGATTACTACAAAATTTGATGCACAAATGGGTAAAAAATATTGATATTGCAATTATCCTTACCGCAATATTTTTTAGTGCAGTTCATTTACAATTTCTTAGTTTTTTACCTCGTGTTTTACTTGGTGTTTTGCTGGGTTATTTTTATTTTTGGACAAAAAATTTATGGGTGTCAATATATTTTCATTTTTTAAATAACTCCCTTGCAGTAATTTTTGTATTTTTGGCAAACAATAAAATAATAAATTATAAAATAAATGAGCCTATGGAAATGTCAAATTGGGTAACCGCTTTATGTTTTGGGCTGGCAGCAGCCTTATTCATTTATCTTGCTACTTATTATTCAAAGAAGAGAGATAAATCAAATGATTGGAAAAAAGTTTATGCAACATCCAATAAAAATGAAGCAGAAATTATTAAAGGAAAATTAGAAAACGAAGGTATTTCGGCTGTTATTCTAAACAAAAGAGATTCTTCAATTCCATCTTTCGGGACAATAGAAATTAGAACAAAAGCTGAAGAACTTGAAAAAGCAATGGATTTAATTAGAAAAATTGAGGATGTAGAGGGATTGGAAGGAGAGAAATAA
- a CDS encoding START-like domain-containing protein, whose translation MSKRVNYNFEYSFKAKASLIYNYLSKPYNLAVWFADDVIINDNKLVFSWDGVEESVSLDKKKRNTKVVYRWLDREDNETLTFVIETDEVTNGTILLISDYDNEDELEEAKMWWDGVITKLKRVIGG comes from the coding sequence ATGAGTAAACGAGTAAATTATAATTTTGAGTATTCCTTTAAAGCAAAGGCTTCTTTAATTTACAATTATCTATCAAAACCTTACAACCTTGCTGTTTGGTTTGCTGATGATGTAATAATCAATGACAATAAATTAGTATTCAGTTGGGATGGAGTAGAAGAATCTGTCTCTCTCGATAAAAAGAAAAGAAACACAAAAGTTGTTTATCGATGGTTAGACAGAGAAGATAATGAAACATTAACCTTCGTTATTGAAACTGATGAGGTTACCAATGGGACAATTCTGCTTATTTCTGATTATGATAATGAAGATGAGCTAGAAGAAGCAAAAATGTGGTGGGACGGAGTAATAACAAAACTTAAAAGAGTTATTGGTGGTTAG
- a CDS encoding tRNA-dihydrouridine synthase: NVKLDIFDAERPVSIQVFGHKEESLVEAIKIIEEKNPDIIDLNFGCPVKKVIKHGAGAAALKEPEKMLRLTRAVVKATSLPVTVKTRLGWDQNSIIIPELSEKLQDTGIKALAVHARTAKQMYSGSADWSWFNKIKENPRFKIPLIGNGDVLTPEDAMKMKTNFEVDGIMIGRATMGNPWIFKEIKHFFKTGEKLSSPSISEKVDICKKHLLDSVKWKGEKLAILEMRKHYSHYFKGIKDIKNYRIKLTTNNSLNEILELLEIISVKYS, encoded by the coding sequence AATGTAAAGCTGGATATTTTTGATGCGGAAAGACCTGTTTCCATACAGGTATTCGGACACAAAGAAGAAAGTTTAGTAGAAGCGATTAAAATAATTGAAGAAAAAAATCCCGATATCATAGACCTGAATTTTGGATGTCCTGTAAAAAAAGTTATAAAACACGGAGCAGGAGCAGCAGCACTCAAAGAGCCTGAAAAAATGCTGAGACTTACAAGGGCAGTAGTAAAAGCAACATCTTTACCCGTAACTGTTAAAACACGACTGGGCTGGGACCAAAACTCAATTATTATTCCTGAGCTAAGTGAAAAATTACAGGATACAGGAATAAAAGCACTTGCCGTTCATGCACGAACAGCAAAGCAAATGTATAGTGGTAGTGCAGATTGGAGTTGGTTTAATAAAATAAAAGAAAATCCAAGGTTTAAAATACCTTTAATTGGGAATGGTGATGTTCTAACTCCTGAAGATGCAATGAAAATGAAAACGAATTTTGAAGTTGATGGAATAATGATTGGCAGAGCAACTATGGGCAATCCTTGGATATTTAAAGAGATAAAACATTTTTTTAAAACAGGAGAAAAATTATCGTCTCCATCAATTTCCGAAAAAGTAGATATTTGCAAAAAGCACCTCCTTGATTCCGTAAAATGGAAAGGCGAAAAACTTGCTATTCTCGAAATGAGAAAACATTACAGCCATTATTTTAAAGGCATTAAAGACATCAAAAATTACAGAATAAAACTTACTACAAACAACAGTTTAAATGAAATTTTGGAGTTATTAGAAATTATTAGTGTGAAGTATTCTTGA
- a CDS encoding phosphatidylserine decarboxylase family protein: protein MKIHKEGYRIIFYISLIFLLINVVSEKRLDSPFKDIVLYSSIVFFLAIAQFFKSPKRKGVEEKNAFVSPADGHIVQIEKVFEKEFFKREMLRVSIFMSVVDVHLNRIPVDGKIVYQKYHPGKYLVAFKEKSSEVNENNALAIVDKNNNEFFIRQIAGFLARRIRTYVEEGNEVKQGQELGFIRFGSRVDIYFSEDINLNVKLNQKVFGNQTIIAYL, encoded by the coding sequence ATGAAGATTCACAAAGAAGGCTACAGAATAATTTTTTATATATCACTAATATTTTTGCTAATAAATGTTGTATCTGAGAAAAGACTTGATTCACCCTTTAAAGATATAGTTTTATACTCTTCAATTGTGTTTTTTCTTGCAATAGCACAGTTTTTTAAATCACCAAAAAGAAAAGGTGTTGAAGAAAAAAATGCTTTTGTTTCTCCTGCTGACGGACACATTGTGCAAATTGAAAAAGTATTTGAAAAAGAATTTTTTAAAAGGGAAATGCTTAGAGTGTCAATATTTATGTCGGTAGTTGATGTACATTTAAATAGAATTCCTGTTGATGGAAAAATTGTTTACCAAAAATATCATCCCGGGAAATATTTAGTGGCATTTAAGGAAAAATCCTCTGAGGTAAATGAAAATAATGCACTTGCAATTGTAGATAAAAACAACAATGAATTTTTTATCAGGCAAATTGCAGGCTTTCTTGCACGAAGAATTAGAACTTATGTTGAAGAAGGAAATGAAGTGAAACAAGGGCAGGAGTTAGGTTTTATAAGGTTTGGGTCAAGGGTTGATATTTATTTTTCTGAAGACATTAATTTAAATGTAAAATTAAATCAAAAAGTTTTTGGCAATCAAACAATTATTGCTTACCTTTAA
- a CDS encoding deoxyguanosinetriphosphate triphosphohydrolase, protein MDWNKLLSHKRLGKENKIDKFASTRTEFQKDFDRIVFSSEFRRLQNKTQVMPLPGSDYVRNRLTHSLETSSVARTLGTIVGTEIIKNNKEIEKEHNITASEIGSVVSAAALAHDIGNPPFGHAGEDAISEYFKKNTQFLKNLNEFESADLQNFEGNAAGFRLIANSLAAQTSIAGGLGLTYTTYATFTKYPKFSLPDLKKTGIASEKKFSIFQSEKEIFKKIALETGLKAKGDTERWHRHPLTFLVEAADDICYHIIDFEDGYHVGNIDFNTIESLFKEILKNNWGKEIKRYNQIFDKSKKINYLRAKVISELVKEVTQIFIENENKLLKGDFDTALLDCVKQFEILKEIKDISVKKLYKSRVVVEIESAGFTVIPGLLDAFLNAVFDPQNKKNKLLKELIPKQYLSTDKTNYEDYQKILNIVMFVSGMTDKYAINLYKKINGISLPEY, encoded by the coding sequence ATGGATTGGAATAAATTATTATCACACAAAAGACTTGGCAAAGAAAACAAAATTGATAAATTTGCTTCAACAAGAACTGAATTTCAAAAAGATTTTGACCGCATAGTTTTTTCATCAGAATTCAGACGTTTGCAAAACAAAACTCAAGTTATGCCTTTGCCTGGTTCCGATTATGTAAGAAACAGACTAACACACAGCCTTGAAACATCTTCGGTTGCTCGTACTTTAGGAACAATTGTAGGAACTGAAATAATAAAAAACAATAAAGAAATTGAAAAAGAGCATAATATTACAGCCTCCGAAATTGGTTCGGTTGTAAGTGCTGCCGCTTTGGCTCATGATATCGGGAATCCACCTTTTGGTCATGCAGGAGAAGATGCAATTTCCGAGTATTTTAAAAAGAATACACAATTTTTGAAAAATTTAAATGAGTTTGAAAGTGCTGATCTACAAAATTTTGAAGGCAACGCTGCAGGGTTCAGATTGATTGCAAATTCATTGGCAGCACAAACATCAATAGCAGGTGGGCTGGGACTTACCTACACAACCTATGCAACATTTACAAAGTATCCGAAATTTAGCTTGCCCGATTTAAAAAAAACAGGAATTGCCAGTGAAAAAAAATTCAGTATTTTTCAAAGTGAAAAGGAAATATTTAAAAAAATTGCACTGGAAACAGGATTAAAAGCTAAAGGAGATACAGAAAGATGGCACCGCCATCCTTTAACATTTCTGGTAGAAGCAGCCGATGATATTTGCTATCATATTATTGATTTTGAAGATGGCTATCATGTTGGAAATATTGATTTTAACACAATTGAATCTTTGTTTAAAGAAATATTAAAAAACAACTGGGGAAAAGAAATAAAAAGATATAATCAAATATTTGACAAGTCGAAAAAAATAAATTATTTGAGAGCAAAAGTTATTAGTGAGCTTGTAAAAGAGGTTACTCAAATTTTTATTGAGAATGAAAATAAACTTTTAAAAGGAGATTTTGATACAGCATTGTTAGATTGTGTTAAACAGTTTGAAATATTAAAAGAGATAAAAGATATTTCTGTAAAAAAATTATACAAAAGCAGAGTGGTTGTAGAAATTGAATCAGCAGGATTTACAGTTATTCCCGGTTTGTTAGATGCCTTTTTAAATGCTGTTTTTGACCCACAAAATAAAAAGAACAAACTTTTAAAAGAACTTATTCCGAAACAGTATCTTAGCACTGATAAAACAAATTATGAAGATTATCAAAAAATATTAAATATTGTAATGTTTGTTTCGGGAATGACAGATAAATATGCAATTAATCTTTACAAAAAAATAAATGGCATTAGCTTGCCTGAGTATTAA
- a CDS encoding DMT family transporter produces MINQKNRSLVEIHFAVFLFGLAGLFAKFLPLPAIVIVWGRVLFASLSLGVILYFSKTSFKLNSLKDYFILSAMGIILAFHWFAFFHSIQLSTVAIGLLTFSTFPVFVAFIEPIFFKQRIKLFDIFIAFITFAGVLLIIPEFKLNNNVTIAVIWGVLSGVSFAVLSVLNKSFINKYSSLTIAFYEDTVAAIVLVPFLFFIEFEITAGNIFMLMLLGVVFTAVAHTLFIKGMKMVKAQLASIIASLEPVYGVVFAIILLNEIPDQKVFIGGALIILATIWASLKKRK; encoded by the coding sequence GTGATAAATCAAAAAAACAGAAGTTTAGTAGAAATTCATTTTGCTGTTTTTCTTTTTGGACTTGCAGGATTGTTTGCTAAATTTTTGCCTCTTCCGGCTATTGTTATTGTTTGGGGAAGAGTGCTTTTTGCTTCTTTAAGCTTAGGAGTTATACTTTATTTTAGCAAAACTTCATTCAAATTAAACTCCTTAAAGGATTACTTTATTCTTTCGGCAATGGGAATTATCCTTGCTTTTCATTGGTTTGCATTTTTTCACTCAATTCAATTATCAACCGTAGCAATTGGGTTATTGACATTTTCAACTTTTCCCGTATTTGTTGCTTTTATTGAACCAATATTTTTCAAGCAAAGAATTAAACTTTTTGATATTTTTATTGCCTTTATCACTTTTGCAGGTGTGTTGTTAATTATTCCTGAATTTAAATTAAATAATAATGTTACCATTGCTGTTATCTGGGGTGTTTTGTCAGGAGTATCCTTTGCTGTTCTTTCTGTTTTGAATAAATCATTTATTAACAAATATTCAAGTCTTACAATTGCTTTTTATGAAGATACTGTTGCTGCAATTGTTTTAGTTCCCTTTCTATTTTTTATAGAATTTGAAATTACAGCAGGAAATATTTTTATGTTAATGTTACTTGGAGTTGTTTTTACGGCTGTTGCTCACACTCTTTTTATTAAAGGAATGAAGATGGTTAAAGCACAATTAGCAAGTATAATTGCTTCACTCGAACCTGTTTATGGTGTTGTGTTTGCAATTATTTTATTGAATGAAATTCCTGATCAAAAAGTTTTTATTGGCGGTGCATTAATAATTTTAGCAACAATTTGGGCTTCATTAAAAAAGAGAAAATGA
- a CDS encoding DNA cytosine methyltransferase, giving the protein MIEVKEIEKKLKNYKFIDLFAGIGGFHYALKSFGAECVFASEIDNKVSDIYEINHNLKPFGDITKINEKDIPEHDILCGGFPCQAFSISGKQKGFDDIRGTLFFDITRIVNYHRPKVLFLENVKNFAKHDNGNTLKVVIKTLNKMNYTVHYKVLNTSNFALPQNRERIYIIAFNNSEFNNTSFTYPSLKLISALSDILESSPKDGKIIERTDVEFYKKYNPTKNIFGEIDLLNKPIQIGKVNKGGQGERIYHPLGHSITLSAYGGGVGSKTGIYKIDNKLRKLSPRECARLQGYPESFIFHKSIPEAHKQFGNSVSVNVLQYLIKEIINTIETNEERTEIRFGNRKTRVQERVKMISLFFDKSLVQNFTHSTKSRILHTNNF; this is encoded by the coding sequence ATGATTGAAGTAAAAGAAATAGAAAAGAAATTAAAGAATTATAAATTCATTGACTTATTTGCTGGAATAGGAGGCTTTCATTATGCTTTGAAATCCTTTGGTGCAGAATGTGTTTTTGCATCTGAAATTGATAATAAAGTATCGGATATTTACGAAATAAATCACAATTTAAAGCCATTTGGAGATATAACAAAAATTAATGAAAAAGATATTCCAGAACACGATATTTTGTGTGGTGGATTTCCTTGTCAAGCCTTTTCTATATCTGGAAAGCAAAAAGGATTTGATGATATTCGTGGAACTTTATTTTTTGATATTACAAGAATTGTAAATTATCATAGACCAAAAGTATTATTTCTGGAAAATGTAAAGAATTTTGCAAAACACGATAATGGTAATACTTTAAAAGTTGTAATTAAAACTTTAAATAAAATGAATTATACAGTTCATTATAAAGTCTTAAATACAAGTAATTTTGCTTTGCCACAAAATAGAGAAAGGATTTATATTATTGCATTTAACAATTCAGAATTTAACAATACATCTTTTACATATCCATCATTAAAACTAATTTCTGCTTTATCTGATATTTTAGAGAGTAGTCCAAAAGATGGTAAAATTATAGAAAGAACAGATGTTGAATTTTATAAAAAATATAATCCAACGAAAAATATTTTTGGGGAAATAGATTTACTTAATAAGCCAATCCAAATAGGGAAAGTTAATAAAGGAGGGCAAGGGGAACGAATTTATCATCCATTAGGACATTCGATAACATTATCGGCTTATGGTGGCGGTGTTGGTTCAAAAACAGGTATTTATAAAATTGATAACAAGTTAAGGAAATTGTCACCGAGAGAATGTGCTAGATTACAAGGTTATCCTGAGAGTTTTATTTTTCATAAAAGCATACCCGAAGCACATAAACAATTTGGGAATAGTGTGTCTGTGAATGTTTTACAATATTTAATAAAAGAGATTATCAATACAATAGAAACGAATGAAGAAAGAACAGAAATTAGGTTCGGAAACCGCAAAACAAGGGTTCAAGAACGAGTGAAGATGATTAGTTTATTTTTTGACAAGTCCTTAGTACAAAATTTCACGCATTCCACAAAATCAAGAATACTTCACACTAATAATTTCTAA
- a CDS encoding CDP-archaeol synthase has protein sequence MKELKTRTISAIIFATIMIGGILWNQWSFLLLVLLINGFTLFEFYRLFEKHKKNIISKITVIIFSTAMLLSVSLAVFNVFPKAYLFFIPLVIFLWAIELIREKKLFSSNQKITFFGLLYISVPMSLFLLIAIIDGNYATIFLLSALIFTWVNDSFAYFTGSLIGKHKFVPSISPKKTWEGIIGGVVFTVISSLIFYKIYPELGINNWLIISLIISVSSIVGDLFESKLKRKLEVKDSGNIMPGHGGFLDRFDALLFVIPFYTIYLLIFVF, from the coding sequence ATGAAAGAGCTTAAGACAAGAACAATTTCCGCAATAATTTTTGCTACAATTATGATTGGAGGAATCCTTTGGAATCAATGGTCATTTTTGTTGCTTGTTTTATTGATAAATGGATTTACTTTATTTGAATTTTACAGATTGTTTGAAAAGCATAAGAAAAATATTATTTCCAAAATCACAGTAATTATTTTTAGCACTGCTATGCTGTTATCAGTTTCATTGGCTGTGTTTAATGTTTTCCCTAAAGCATATTTATTTTTCATTCCATTAGTAATATTCTTATGGGCTATTGAATTGATTAGAGAGAAAAAATTATTTTCTTCAAATCAAAAAATCACATTCTTCGGATTACTTTATATTTCTGTTCCAATGTCTTTGTTTTTATTAATTGCAATAATTGACGGAAATTATGCAACAATTTTTTTATTGTCTGCTTTAATTTTTACTTGGGTAAACGATTCTTTCGCTTATTTCACAGGTTCATTAATAGGGAAACACAAATTTGTTCCAAGCATTTCTCCTAAAAAAACATGGGAAGGAATTATTGGCGGAGTAGTTTTTACTGTGATATCTTCCTTAATTTTTTATAAAATTTATCCTGAACTAGGCATTAATAATTGGCTAATAATTAGCCTGATAATTTCTGTCTCGTCAATAGTCGGAGATCTTTTTGAATCAAAATTAAAAAGAAAATTGGAAGTAAAAGATAGTGGAAACATAATGCCCGGACACGGAGGTTTTTTAGACAGATTTGATGCTTTGTTGTTTGTGATTCCATTTTATACAATTTATTTGCTGATATTTGTATTTTAA